In the Pseudonocardia cypriaca genome, one interval contains:
- a CDS encoding amidohydrolase family protein, giving the protein MRAEDPGALAFVHQVDESDPAAFGVVQRALAFPDAAVASDAIAPQWTAGPRDPLAWPLPPRVATHPRTAGTFARTLRLLVREQGALSLPEAVRRCTLVPARIVQPAAPAMRRKGRLQPGSDADVTIFDPDTVSDRSTYTDTTRPSEGIRHVLVGGRFVVRDGVLDTGALPGRAVRGA; this is encoded by the coding sequence GTGCGCGCGGAGGATCCGGGCGCGCTCGCCTTCGTGCACCAGGTCGACGAGTCCGACCCGGCCGCGTTCGGCGTCGTGCAGCGGGCGCTCGCCTTCCCGGACGCCGCGGTGGCGAGCGACGCGATCGCGCCCCAGTGGACGGCGGGCCCGCGCGACCCGCTGGCCTGGCCGCTTCCGCCCCGGGTCGCGACCCACCCGCGCACAGCCGGAACGTTCGCCCGCACCCTGCGGCTGCTCGTGCGCGAGCAAGGGGCGCTGAGCCTGCCGGAGGCCGTGCGCCGCTGCACGCTCGTGCCGGCGCGGATCGTGCAGCCGGCGGCGCCCGCGATGCGCCGCAAGGGGCGGCTGCAGCCGGGGAGCGACGCCGACGTCACGATCTTCGACCCGGACACCGTGTCCGACCGGTCGACCTACACCGACACCACCCGCCCGTCGGAGGGCATCCGGCACGTCCTGGTCGGGGGCCGGTTCGTGGTGCGCGACGGCGTGCTCGACACCGGCGCGCTGCCGGGCCGGGCCGTCCGCGGCGCGTGA